One region of Mycobacterium riyadhense genomic DNA includes:
- a CDS encoding PaaX family transcriptional regulator C-terminal domain-containing protein, giving the protein MPNMTARSVVLSVLLGAHPACASASELIRLTADFGIKETALRVALTRMVSAGDLIRSADGYGLSNRLLARQRRQDEAMRPRARPWGGYWHVVIVTSVGTDARTRAALRTAMHDKRFGELREGVWMRPDNLDLELKPEVLARVRVLNACDDEPAELAGQLWDLPGWAGAGHRLLDDMAQFSDIPGRFMVAAAMVRHLLADPMLPAELLPDDWPGARLRAAYQEFAAELAQRRDTTQLLGGVGPTRMTPVP; this is encoded by the coding sequence ATGCCGAATATGACAGCGCGCTCGGTAGTGTTGAGCGTACTGCTCGGCGCTCATCCCGCGTGTGCCTCCGCAAGCGAATTAATCAGGCTGACGGCCGATTTCGGTATCAAGGAGACCGCGTTGCGGGTCGCGTTGACCCGCATGGTGAGCGCCGGCGACCTGATTCGGTCCGCCGACGGGTATGGGCTGTCGAATCGGTTGCTGGCCCGTCAGCGGCGGCAGGACGAGGCCATGCGCCCTCGGGCCCGGCCCTGGGGCGGATATTGGCACGTCGTCATCGTCACCAGCGTCGGCACCGATGCCCGCACCCGCGCCGCATTGCGAACTGCCATGCACGACAAGCGATTCGGTGAATTGCGCGAAGGTGTGTGGATGCGACCGGACAATCTCGATTTGGAGCTGAAGCCCGAAGTCTTGGCCCGGGTGCGGGTGCTCAACGCGTGCGACGACGAGCCCGCCGAACTAGCCGGGCAACTCTGGGATCTGCCCGGATGGGCCGGCGCCGGACACCGGCTGCTCGACGACATGGCCCAGTTCTCCGACATTCCAGGGAGATTCATGGTGGCGGCGGCGATGGTGCGGCACTTGCTCGCCGATCCAATGCTGCCGGCTGAACTGCTGCCCGATGACTGGCCGGGCGCGCGGTTGCGCGCGGCGTACCAAGAATTCGCCGCTGAGCTGGCGCAACGCCGTGACACAACCCAACTCCTGGGAGGCGTAGGGCCGACCCGGATGACG